The following are encoded together in the Bradysia coprophila strain Holo2 unplaced genomic scaffold, BU_Bcop_v1 contig_94, whole genome shotgun sequence genome:
- the LOC119085246 gene encoding uncharacterized protein LOC119085246 isoform X1 — protein sequence MTLIGPGAGMAFMMKKKKYKFSVDFLLEELVEVPFLNAMLFAKIRLLDGGSFQEYSTREEVKNHTVKWGQKFEILCKMSANASTGVLDPCALRISVRKEIKGGRSYQKLGFIDLNLAEFAGSGLTSRRCLLEGYDARHRQDNSILKVAIKMHMLSGDILFKVPSSSLNSKQITSDDTSIGNVVSVQGSTAVQTSGARPPMPRDDSSIASGSSGFGSLTKTKPEKPEFYSNEMDPTTFISSVITDSGISESSDAPSCPIAVDTISNNHSSVNTMLPSSMQQVLTSQTNSSPGDIGHSRNSSNTSQMSKGSGYSSFSHSQHSRQSSEGDSGHQRYHLPFPKSKPLANRLYSSKQFPKPTLKLQMPLSPESDGEIYLTPNTSVIYTSEDVVDSGMDENGPSSSPPNYRVTKIQSMGHIPDRRQSDNYGYDEIDSGLDEKFSTPDNSFGMMYKMKSMGNLSQHERLFGDTPKDLVKLKEEFERRRFGMTGRKSLTNLIVDEDNDIVTAVRKRESIFSGKPLQINGRYKKKFGIGDTKYIGNDTDADNKNYHLTKMKSMGTIPDIVTDRVIFEPFLTPSAERKYPNSLHDYRGGPCDLCDSNGSSEDDDMKHQHGQFMKDTNHLKTRFERGFRRSYSKESNRNSDSTPLRQSDGYFQMSHQLVDRIRERNLSEGFDNRSTVHIIPINGKTEKIRSCRRLLDGSTRQLTVLTATTPQDLDKSQCSPSNDSITNSSLQINQTQQPVHPLTPSSCLAIRRPTTNINPSSGSMSETGSLDRMKAAAERRKKGLDEGGPTVSGRVEGTRVNPDSLIDEILKNTKLDQLEESAETSGLQLFIARDGTASFGQGPEVKSRMPGGIFKQVVMDNPR from the exons AGAAGAAGTCAAAAATCACACAGTCAAATGGGGACAAAAATTCGAGATTCTCTGCAAAATGTCAGCGAATGCATCGACTGGTGTCTTGGACCCATGCGCACTTAGAATATCAGTACGAAAGGAAATTAAAGGTGGCCGTAGCTATCAAAAGTTAGGATTCATTGATCTGAATTTGGCCGAATTTGCTGGTTCAGGTTTAACATCTAGACGTTGCTTATTAGAAGGCTATGATGCGCGTCATAGGCAAGACAATTCAATTCTTAAAGTGGCTATTAAAATGCATATGCTTAGCGGTGATATTCTGTTCAAAGT TCCTTCATCCAGTCTAAACAGCAAACAAATAACATCCGATGACACATCAATCGGTAATGTAGTTAGTGTTCAAGGTTCAACTGCAGTTCAAACATCCGGCGCCCGACCACCGATGCCCCGTGACGATTCTTCCATAGCGTCCGGTTCATCTGGTTTCGGATCGTTAACAAAGACAAAGCCTGAAAAGCCCGAATTCTATTCAAACGAAATGGATCCGACAACGTTCATATCTTCCGTTATAACTGATTCCGGTATATCCGAATCTTCCGATGCACCATCATGTCCTATTGCTGTCGATACAATATCGAATAATCATAGCTCAGTGAATACAATGCTTCCGTCTTCAATGCAACAAGTGCTAACATCCCAAACGAATTCCAGTCCAGGTGATATTGGACACTCAAGGAATTCAAGCAATACTAGTCAA atGTCCAAAGGATCTGGTTACAGTAGTTTTTCACATAGTCAACATTCAAGGCAAAGTTCAGAAGGCGATTCAGGACATCAACG GTACCATCTTCCGTTCCCCAAATCTAAACCGCTAGCAAATCGGTTATATTCCTCCAAACAATTTCCGAAACCAACTCTAAAATTACAAATGCCACTGAGTCCCGAATCGGACGGTGAAATATACCTAACTCCGAACACGTCGGTGATATATACTAGCGAAGACGTTGTCGACTCTGGTATGGATGAAAATGGTCCATCGAGCTCTCCGCCCAATTATCGTGTTACGAAAATTCAAAGTATGGGTCACATACCCGACCGACGACAATCCGATAATTATGGTTACGATGAAATCGATTCGGGGctggatgaaaaattctcgACGCCGGACAACAGTTTCGGAATGATGTACAAAATGAAGTCGATGGGAAATTTGTCGCAACACGAACGTTTGTTCGGCGACACGCCAAAAGATTTGGTCAAATTGAAAGAAGAATTTGAACGACGCCGTTTCGGAATGACCGGTCGAAAATcgttaacaaatttaattgttgatGAAGATAATGACATCGTGACGGCCGTACGTAAACGAGAGTCCATTTTTAGCGGAAAACCATTGCAGATCAATGGCAGgtataagaaaaaatttggTATCGGTGACACAAAGTACATCGGCAACGATACCGATgctgacaataaaaattatcatttgacgaaaatgaagTCGATGGGAACGATTCCGGACATAGTAACGGATCGTGTCATATTCGAACCATTTTTGACACCCTCAGctgaacgaaaatatccaaacAGTCTGCACGATTACCGTGGAGGTCCTTGTGATCTATGTGACAGTAACGGCAGCTCCGAAGACGATGACATGAAACATCAGCACGGACAATTTATGAAAGATACAAACCACCTGAAGACACGGTTCGAACGCGGCTTCCGGCGAAGCTACAGCAAAGAATCGAATCGAAACAGTGACTCGACGCCACTGCGTCAATCGGATGGATACTTTCAGATGTCTCATCAATTAGTTGATCGGATTAGAGAGCGAAATCTTAGCGAAGGATTTGACAATCGATCGACCGTACATATTATCCCCATTAATGGCAAAACGGAAAAGATTAG GAGTTGTCGTCGCTTATTGGATGGCAGTACAAGGCAGCTAACCGTATTGACTGCAACAACGCCACAAGACCTGGATAAGAGTCAATGTTCACCGTCAAATGATAGTATTACAAATTCGTCGCTGCAGATCAATCAAACGCAACAGCCTGTGCATCCGTTGACTCCTTCTTCTTGTTTGGCTATCAGACGGCCCACTACTAACAT AAATCCCAGTTCCGGATCAATGAGCGAAACTGGCTCATTGGATCGAATGAAAGCGGCGGCCGAACGTCGTAAAAAAGGCTTGGACGAAGGCGGACCAACGGTGTCTGGACGTGTTGAAGGTACCCGTGTCAATCCTGACTCGTTAATTGacgaaattctcaaaaacacGAAATTAGATCAGCTGGAAGAGTCTGCTGAAA CTTCAGGATTGCAACTGTTCATTGCCAGAGACGGTACAGCTAGTTTCGGTCAAGGTCCTGAAGTTAAGTCTCGGATGCCGGGCGGTATCTTCAAACAAGTTGTTATGGATAATCCAAGATAG
- the LOC119085246 gene encoding uncharacterized protein LOC119085246 isoform X2, translating to MTLIGPGAGMAFMMKKKKYKFSVDFLLEELVEVPFLNAMLFAKIRLLDGGSFQEYSTREEVKNHTVKWGQKFEILCKMSANASTGVLDPCALRISVRKEIKGGRSYQKLGFIDLNLAEFAGSGLTSRRCLLEGYDARHRQDNSILKVAIKMHMLSGDILFKVPSSSLNSKQITSDDTSIGNVVSVQGSTAVQTSGARPPMPRDDSSIASGSSGFGSLTKTKPEKPEFYSNEMDPTTFISSVITDSGISESSDAPSCPIAVDTISNNHSSVNTMLPSSMQQVLTSQTNSSPGDIGHSRNSSNTSQMSKGSGYSSFSHSQHSRQSSEGDSGHQRYHLPFPKSKPLANRLYSSKQFPKPTLKLQMPLSPESDGEIYLTPNTSVIYTSEDVVDSGMDENGPSSSPPNYRVTKIQSMGHIPDRRQSDNYGYDEIDSGLDEKFSTPDNSFGMMYKMKSMGNLSQHERLFGDTPKDLVKLKEEFERRRFGMTGRKSLTNLIVDEDNDIVTAVRKRESIFSGKPLQINGRYKKKFGIGDTKYIGNDTDADNKNYHLTKMKSMGTIPDIVTDRVIFEPFLTPSAERKYPNSLHDYRGGPCDLCDSNGSSEDDDMKHQHGQFMKDTNHLKTRFERGFRRSYSKESNRNSDSTPLRQSDGYFQMSHQLVDRIRERNLSEGFDNRSTVHIIPINGKTEKIRNPSSGSMSETGSLDRMKAAAERRKKGLDEGGPTVSGRVEGTRVNPDSLIDEILKNTKLDQLEESAETSGLQLFIARDGTASFGQGPEVKSRMPGGIFKQVVMDNPR from the exons AGAAGAAGTCAAAAATCACACAGTCAAATGGGGACAAAAATTCGAGATTCTCTGCAAAATGTCAGCGAATGCATCGACTGGTGTCTTGGACCCATGCGCACTTAGAATATCAGTACGAAAGGAAATTAAAGGTGGCCGTAGCTATCAAAAGTTAGGATTCATTGATCTGAATTTGGCCGAATTTGCTGGTTCAGGTTTAACATCTAGACGTTGCTTATTAGAAGGCTATGATGCGCGTCATAGGCAAGACAATTCAATTCTTAAAGTGGCTATTAAAATGCATATGCTTAGCGGTGATATTCTGTTCAAAGT TCCTTCATCCAGTCTAAACAGCAAACAAATAACATCCGATGACACATCAATCGGTAATGTAGTTAGTGTTCAAGGTTCAACTGCAGTTCAAACATCCGGCGCCCGACCACCGATGCCCCGTGACGATTCTTCCATAGCGTCCGGTTCATCTGGTTTCGGATCGTTAACAAAGACAAAGCCTGAAAAGCCCGAATTCTATTCAAACGAAATGGATCCGACAACGTTCATATCTTCCGTTATAACTGATTCCGGTATATCCGAATCTTCCGATGCACCATCATGTCCTATTGCTGTCGATACAATATCGAATAATCATAGCTCAGTGAATACAATGCTTCCGTCTTCAATGCAACAAGTGCTAACATCCCAAACGAATTCCAGTCCAGGTGATATTGGACACTCAAGGAATTCAAGCAATACTAGTCAA atGTCCAAAGGATCTGGTTACAGTAGTTTTTCACATAGTCAACATTCAAGGCAAAGTTCAGAAGGCGATTCAGGACATCAACG GTACCATCTTCCGTTCCCCAAATCTAAACCGCTAGCAAATCGGTTATATTCCTCCAAACAATTTCCGAAACCAACTCTAAAATTACAAATGCCACTGAGTCCCGAATCGGACGGTGAAATATACCTAACTCCGAACACGTCGGTGATATATACTAGCGAAGACGTTGTCGACTCTGGTATGGATGAAAATGGTCCATCGAGCTCTCCGCCCAATTATCGTGTTACGAAAATTCAAAGTATGGGTCACATACCCGACCGACGACAATCCGATAATTATGGTTACGATGAAATCGATTCGGGGctggatgaaaaattctcgACGCCGGACAACAGTTTCGGAATGATGTACAAAATGAAGTCGATGGGAAATTTGTCGCAACACGAACGTTTGTTCGGCGACACGCCAAAAGATTTGGTCAAATTGAAAGAAGAATTTGAACGACGCCGTTTCGGAATGACCGGTCGAAAATcgttaacaaatttaattgttgatGAAGATAATGACATCGTGACGGCCGTACGTAAACGAGAGTCCATTTTTAGCGGAAAACCATTGCAGATCAATGGCAGgtataagaaaaaatttggTATCGGTGACACAAAGTACATCGGCAACGATACCGATgctgacaataaaaattatcatttgacgaaaatgaagTCGATGGGAACGATTCCGGACATAGTAACGGATCGTGTCATATTCGAACCATTTTTGACACCCTCAGctgaacgaaaatatccaaacAGTCTGCACGATTACCGTGGAGGTCCTTGTGATCTATGTGACAGTAACGGCAGCTCCGAAGACGATGACATGAAACATCAGCACGGACAATTTATGAAAGATACAAACCACCTGAAGACACGGTTCGAACGCGGCTTCCGGCGAAGCTACAGCAAAGAATCGAATCGAAACAGTGACTCGACGCCACTGCGTCAATCGGATGGATACTTTCAGATGTCTCATCAATTAGTTGATCGGATTAGAGAGCGAAATCTTAGCGAAGGATTTGACAATCGATCGACCGTACATATTATCCCCATTAATGGCAAAACGGAAAAGATTAG AAATCCCAGTTCCGGATCAATGAGCGAAACTGGCTCATTGGATCGAATGAAAGCGGCGGCCGAACGTCGTAAAAAAGGCTTGGACGAAGGCGGACCAACGGTGTCTGGACGTGTTGAAGGTACCCGTGTCAATCCTGACTCGTTAATTGacgaaattctcaaaaacacGAAATTAGATCAGCTGGAAGAGTCTGCTGAAA CTTCAGGATTGCAACTGTTCATTGCCAGAGACGGTACAGCTAGTTTCGGTCAAGGTCCTGAAGTTAAGTCTCGGATGCCGGGCGGTATCTTCAAACAAGTTGTTATGGATAATCCAAGATAG